The following coding sequences are from one Methanosarcina sp. WWM596 window:
- the wtpA gene encoding tungstate ABC transporter substrate-binding protein WtpA, whose product MRGKIGVLKVIAVLSILAAIFAGLGCVDNQVEDGNAETMEVNSDNTSAGEGSVLTVFHAGSLSVPFEELEAEFEAQHPGVDVQREAAGSAQSVRKITELGKQADVLASADYVLIPSMMMPEYADWYAAFARNQLVIAYTNESMYSDEINADNWYEILRRPGVTYGFSNPNDDPCGYRTQMVTQLAEFYYNDSTIYDDLILDKTGMTATTEENGTVLVHVPASEVLSPDTSKIMLRSMEVELSSALEMGEIDYFYIYRSVAVQHGFKFVELPSEIDLGSIEYADNYSKVQVEMANGEVVTGSPIVYGITIPLNAKNPELATEFVKLLLDEPGQQIFIENGQPPIVPAISEGKDKMPEELQVLVE is encoded by the coding sequence ATGAGAGGTAAAATTGGAGTTTTAAAGGTAATCGCTGTTCTTTCAATCCTGGCTGCTATATTTGCTGGTCTTGGCTGTGTTGACAACCAGGTAGAGGATGGAAATGCAGAAACTATGGAAGTCAATTCTGATAATACATCTGCAGGTGAAGGGTCAGTCCTTACGGTTTTTCATGCAGGGAGCCTGAGTGTGCCCTTTGAGGAACTTGAAGCCGAGTTCGAAGCCCAGCACCCAGGAGTCGATGTTCAGCGGGAAGCTGCAGGGAGTGCGCAGAGTGTAAGAAAGATCACCGAACTTGGAAAACAGGCTGATGTTCTGGCATCTGCAGACTATGTCCTTATTCCTTCCATGATGATGCCGGAATATGCGGACTGGTATGCGGCTTTTGCAAGAAACCAGCTCGTAATCGCTTACACCAATGAAAGCATGTACAGCGACGAGATCAATGCAGATAACTGGTATGAGATCCTCAGGCGCCCCGGGGTAACTTACGGATTTTCTAACCCTAACGACGATCCATGCGGTTACAGGACCCAGATGGTGACCCAGCTCGCAGAGTTCTATTATAATGACAGCACGATCTACGACGACCTGATCCTGGATAAGACCGGCATGACCGCTACAACAGAGGAGAACGGGACCGTCCTGGTACATGTCCCAGCATCCGAAGTCCTTTCCCCTGATACCAGCAAGATAATGCTCAGGAGTATGGAAGTTGAACTTTCCTCTGCCCTTGAAATGGGCGAAATCGACTATTTCTATATTTATCGGAGCGTTGCTGTCCAGCATGGTTTTAAGTTCGTGGAACTCCCGTCTGAAATTGATCTGGGATCCATCGAATATGCTGACAATTACTCAAAGGTCCAGGTCGAAATGGCAAACGGAGAAGTAGTTACAGGGTCTCCTATCGTGTACGGTATAACTATCCCTCTAAATGCTAAAAATCCTGAACTTGCTACCGAGTTTGTAAAACTACTCCTCGATGAGCCTGGTCAGCAGATTTTCATTGAGAACGGTCAGCCTCCGATTGTCCCTGCTATTTCCGAAGGAAAAGATAAAATGCCTGAAGAATTGCAGGTTCTTGTGGAATAA